In Paenibacillus sp. FSL M7-0420, a single genomic region encodes these proteins:
- a CDS encoding serine hydrolase domain-containing protein yields MKSAHQINKDKLVQIISEEARRTGFSGVVQVTEREHVLAAAAFGIANIGDVRLNQAHTRFAIASGSKLFTAIAVCQLAEQGLFSFDAKILDILPKQEFPLFDPAITVHQLLTHSSGIPDYFDEEEMEDFAALWKETPMYTLRRPGDFLPLFAGLPMKFAPGGRFHYNNAGYIMLAMLVEAVSGQPFTEYVEQHIFLPCGMKDSGYFALDALPAHTAQGYIDSSNGKKTSNIYSIPVVGGGDGGAFVTAADMHKLWSGLLEHKLLQAETTALLLTPHIYERKDSYYGYGVWIQSGPSEKVLKYHIMGYDPGISFHSAYYPERSLTITALCNKSNGAYQMMSAMEDYLPVG; encoded by the coding sequence ATGAAGTCTGCACATCAGATTAACAAGGACAAGCTGGTCCAGATTATCAGTGAAGAGGCCCGGCGGACGGGGTTCTCAGGGGTCGTACAGGTGACGGAACGGGAGCATGTCCTTGCAGCGGCAGCTTTTGGGATAGCTAATATCGGGGACGTACGGCTCAACCAGGCCCACACCCGCTTCGCCATCGCTTCCGGCAGCAAGCTATTTACCGCCATTGCAGTCTGCCAGCTCGCAGAGCAGGGTTTGTTTTCTTTTGACGCCAAAATACTGGACATCCTGCCGAAGCAGGAATTCCCATTGTTCGATCCGGCGATCACAGTGCATCAGCTATTGACTCACAGCTCGGGCATACCGGATTACTTCGATGAAGAAGAGATGGAGGATTTCGCGGCACTGTGGAAGGAGACCCCGATGTACACGCTGAGGCGGCCCGGAGATTTCCTCCCGCTGTTCGCCGGACTGCCGATGAAATTCGCCCCAGGCGGGCGGTTTCACTATAACAATGCAGGATATATCATGCTTGCTATGCTCGTAGAAGCCGTCAGCGGGCAACCTTTTACGGAATATGTAGAACAACATATTTTCCTGCCTTGCGGGATGAAGGATTCCGGTTACTTCGCGCTTGATGCGCTTCCGGCCCACACCGCTCAGGGATACATCGACAGCAGCAATGGGAAAAAGACCAGCAACATCTACTCCATTCCGGTGGTCGGAGGCGGGGACGGAGGGGCATTTGTTACGGCGGCGGATATGCATAAGCTGTGGAGCGGCTTGCTTGAACACAAGCTGTTACAGGCAGAGACCACGGCTCTGCTGCTGACACCGCATATATATGAGCGAAAGGACAGCTATTACGGTTATGGCGTGTGGATACAGTCCGGCCCCAGCGAAAAGGTGCTAAAGTACCATATCATGGGCTACGATCCCGGGATCAGCTTCCACTCCGCATATTATCCCGAACGGAGCTTAACAATTACTGCTCTCTGTAACAAGAGTAACGGGGCTTATCAGATGATGTCTGCGATGGAGGATTATCTGCCGGTGGGGTAG
- a CDS encoding purine-nucleoside phosphorylase, giving the protein MTTPTTVPYGTQVQEAAAYIQSKFGGYTPAIGLILGSGLGDLGDQIEDAVYLPYEEIPHFPHSTVEGHAGRFVIGKLEGKDVMIMQGRFHYYEGYEMRKVVLPVYVMAKLGIGTLVITNAGGGMNRAFKAGDLMLITDHLNMTGDNPLIGPNDPELGVRFPDMSSAYDPEYIALAKKLAGGVTGVDGEALVLQEGVYAGISGPTYETPAELKMLAYLGGDAVGMSTVPEVIVASHSKLRVLGITCITDMAIGDELEPLTHEQVVKVANLTKPKFIGLVRAFVREVQI; this is encoded by the coding sequence ATGACAACACCAACAACAGTCCCATACGGCACTCAGGTTCAGGAAGCTGCTGCATATATTCAATCCAAATTCGGCGGTTATACACCGGCAATCGGCCTTATTCTGGGTTCAGGTCTTGGCGACCTGGGCGATCAGATCGAAGATGCAGTCTACCTGCCTTATGAAGAAATTCCGCATTTCCCCCATTCAACGGTAGAAGGCCATGCCGGAAGATTCGTGATCGGTAAGCTGGAAGGCAAGGATGTTATGATCATGCAGGGCCGTTTTCACTACTATGAAGGTTATGAGATGCGCAAGGTAGTTCTTCCGGTCTATGTAATGGCTAAGCTGGGCATCGGCACCCTTGTTATTACCAACGCAGGCGGCGGGATGAACAGAGCGTTCAAGGCAGGCGACCTGATGCTGATTACCGACCATCTCAATATGACCGGCGACAACCCGCTGATCGGACCGAATGATCCGGAGCTGGGCGTAAGGTTCCCTGATATGTCCAGTGCCTATGACCCTGAATATATTGCATTGGCGAAGAAGCTTGCAGGGGGCGTTACAGGTGTGGACGGTGAAGCGCTTGTCCTGCAGGAAGGCGTATATGCCGGCATCAGCGGCCCTACTTATGAGACCCCGGCTGAGCTGAAAATGCTGGCTTATCTCGGCGGCGATGCCGTGGGAATGTCCACCGTGCCGGAGGTTATCGTGGCCAGTCACAGCAAGCTGCGTGTGCTCGGCATTACCTGTATCACCGACATGGCGATTGGCGATGAGCTGGAGCCGCTCACCCATGAGCAGGTGGTCAAAGTGGCGAACCTGACCAAGCCAAAATTCATCGGACTGGTGCGCGCCTTCGTCCGTGAGGTACAGATCTGA
- a CDS encoding pyrimidine-nucleoside phosphorylase, whose translation MRAVDLIQKKRDGGELSREEIAFLIQGYSKGEIPDYQISAWAMAVYFRGMNARETGDLTLEMAMSGDQVDLSPIAGIKVDKHSTGGVGDKTTVVLAPLVAAAGVPVAKMSGRGLGHTGGTLDKLESITGFSVEMDRERFFAQVGEIGAAVIGQSGNITPADKKLYALRDVTATVESIPLIASSVMSKKIAAGADAIVLDVKTGSGAFMKTLDDSIALAQAMVDIGTHLGRNTVAVISDMDQPLGFGIGNALEIKEGIETLNGHGPKDLQEVCLILGSQMLVLGGKAKDEEEARSMLLSHIEDGSALAKFKQMVSAQGGDVSQIDSPDTLPAARRFIEVKAATAGYVESIQAEEIGVAAMLLGAGRETKESVIDLAVGIQLSLKVGDAVAAGDTLAVLHVNDASESKVQEAEVKVLEAYRISAQPVPPQPLVFALVTKDGVTRY comes from the coding sequence ATGCGTGCTGTTGATCTTATTCAGAAAAAAAGAGACGGCGGTGAGCTTAGCCGCGAAGAAATAGCGTTCCTGATCCAAGGCTACAGCAAAGGGGAAATCCCGGATTATCAAATTTCCGCCTGGGCAATGGCCGTGTATTTCCGCGGAATGAATGCGCGGGAGACCGGCGACCTGACTCTGGAGATGGCGATGTCTGGTGACCAGGTGGACCTTAGCCCGATTGCGGGCATCAAGGTGGACAAGCATTCTACCGGAGGCGTGGGTGATAAGACGACGGTGGTGCTTGCACCGCTGGTCGCAGCGGCCGGAGTTCCGGTAGCCAAAATGTCCGGGCGCGGCCTCGGCCACACCGGAGGCACACTGGACAAGCTGGAGTCGATCACGGGATTCTCGGTGGAGATGGACCGGGAACGGTTCTTCGCCCAGGTGGGCGAGATCGGTGCGGCGGTGATCGGCCAGTCCGGCAACATCACGCCGGCGGACAAGAAGCTGTATGCCCTGCGTGATGTGACGGCCACGGTGGAATCGATCCCGCTGATTGCCAGCTCCGTCATGAGCAAGAAGATCGCCGCAGGCGCTGACGCCATCGTGCTGGATGTGAAGACTGGCAGCGGCGCATTCATGAAGACACTGGACGATTCCATCGCGCTCGCCCAGGCCATGGTGGATATCGGGACACACCTTGGCCGCAACACGGTAGCGGTCATCAGCGATATGGACCAGCCGCTGGGCTTCGGTATCGGCAATGCCCTGGAGATCAAAGAGGGTATCGAAACCTTGAACGGTCACGGGCCGAAGGATCTGCAGGAGGTCTGCCTGATCCTGGGCAGCCAGATGCTGGTGCTCGGCGGCAAGGCGAAGGATGAGGAAGAAGCGCGCTCCATGCTGCTGTCCCATATCGAAGATGGCAGCGCCCTCGCTAAGTTCAAGCAGATGGTGTCAGCCCAGGGCGGCGATGTCTCGCAGATTGATTCGCCTGATACCCTGCCTGCTGCCCGCAGATTCATCGAGGTCAAGGCTGCGACCGCAGGCTATGTGGAGAGCATCCAGGCTGAAGAGATCGGTGTGGCCGCGATGCTGCTCGGTGCCGGACGCGAGACGAAGGAGTCCGTGATCGATCTGGCGGTCGGCATTCAGCTCTCGCTGAAGGTCGGCGACGCCGTGGCTGCAGGCGATACGCTGGCAGTACTGCATGTGAACGATGCCAGCGAGAGCAAGGTGCAGGAGGCCGAAGTCAAAGTGCTGGAGGCTTACCGCATCTCCGCCCAGCCAGTTCCGCCGCAGCCGCTGGTTTTTGCGCTGGTGACCAAGGACGGGGTAACGCGTTACTAG
- a CDS encoding collagen-like triple helix repeat-containing protein: MAVWNTGPIENNAVNGSRPTISSTVIIANQSTTQPVIVLTQGYNLSGMRSLFILSQDEILPNTVISRDYYSNLNSFEFVFTITGGAVDNTEISVWGKGSSGQLTTPHRLVSAELLGYSGGGGVTGSTGAAGVTGATGATGVTGGTGITGATGVTGATGETGTTGVTGATGDTGVTGATGVTGATGETGTTGVTGTTGVTGATGATGATGVTGATGETGTTGVTGTTGATGATGATGVTGATGVTGAMGETGTTGVTGATGATGVTGATGETGTTGVTGTTGATGVTGGTGATGITGTTGVTGVTGATGATGVTGGTGATGATGVTGATGETGTTGVTGTTGATGATGATGVTGVTGATGVTGGTGATGATGITGATGETGTTGATGVTGATGVTGVTGVTGVTGVTGVTGVTGATGVTGTTGITGVTGVTGATGVTGATGITGATGVTGGTGVTGTTGVTGATGATGVTGTTGVTGTTGATGATGTPTLAFTNTTGSIAIYPPLNTEVVVVSVTQNEVVSQRLKIDYAISLEAITSSNWSLVAELRIYRDATLISTRTLNRSGNASGTQRFPIADTYVDTAPATASVSYQVRAIVTTDTNVTSATVINRNLNIITFTP; the protein is encoded by the coding sequence ATGGCGGTATGGAATACGGGGCCTATTGAGAATAATGCTGTAAACGGCTCAAGACCAACGATATCATCGACTGTAATAATCGCCAATCAAAGTACAACCCAACCCGTGATCGTCTTAACACAGGGTTACAATCTCAGTGGGATGAGATCATTGTTTATCTTAAGCCAGGATGAGATTCTACCCAATACGGTGATTTCAAGAGATTATTACAGTAATCTTAATTCCTTTGAATTTGTATTTACAATCACTGGTGGAGCTGTTGATAACACAGAAATATCTGTATGGGGAAAAGGAAGTTCAGGTCAGCTAACTACCCCTCATCGCTTAGTTTCTGCAGAATTACTAGGTTATTCTGGAGGGGGTGGTGTCACAGGGTCAACAGGAGCGGCTGGTGTAACTGGAGCCACGGGGGCGACAGGTGTGACGGGAGGAACGGGAATCACCGGGGCGACAGGTGTGACAGGGGCAACGGGCGAGACTGGAACCACAGGTGTAACGGGAGCAACCGGAGATACAGGAGTAACCGGGGCAACTGGAGTTACTGGGGCAACGGGTGAGACCGGGACCACAGGTGTGACGGGAACTACCGGAGTTACAGGAGCCACAGGAGCAACCGGGGCAACTGGAGTTACAGGGGCAACGGGCGAGACTGGAACCACAGGTGTAACGGGAACTACAGGAGCTACAGGAGCTACCGGAGCAACGGGAGTAACCGGGGCGACAGGTGTGACGGGGGCAATGGGTGAGACTGGAACCACAGGTGTAACGGGAGCAACCGGGGCAACTGGAGTAACGGGGGCAACGGGCGAGACTGGAACCACAGGTGTAACGGGAACTACCGGAGCTACAGGAGTAACCGGAGGAACTGGAGCAACTGGAATTACGGGGACCACAGGTGTAACGGGAGTTACGGGAGCCACCGGGGCAACTGGAGTTACGGGAGGAACGGGAGCCACCGGGGCAACTGGCGTTACTGGGGCAACGGGTGAGACCGGAACCACAGGTGTAACGGGAACTACCGGAGCTACAGGAGCAACGGGAGCAACGGGAGTAACGGGAGTAACCGGGGCAACGGGAGTTACGGGAGGAACGGGAGCCACCGGGGCAACTGGAATTACAGGGGCGACGGGAGAGACCGGAACCACTGGCGCAACAGGAGTCACCGGAGCAACCGGAGTAACAGGAGTAACAGGAGTAACAGGAGTAACAGGAGTAACAGGAGTAACAGGAGTAACAGGAGCGACAGGAGTGACAGGAACAACGGGAATTACAGGAGTAACCGGAGTAACAGGAGCGACAGGTGTAACCGGGGCAACGGGAATCACAGGAGCAACCGGAGTAACAGGAGGGACAGGTGTAACGGGAACAACAGGAGTCACGGGAGCTACCGGAGCAACTGGTGTAACGGGAACAACAGGAGTCACAGGGACAACGGGAGCTACAGGCGCAACGGGGACACCTACTCTGGCATTTACCAACACTACAGGCTCAATAGCTATCTATCCTCCTTTGAATACAGAAGTCGTTGTTGTTTCGGTGACTCAGAACGAAGTGGTATCCCAGCGGCTGAAAATAGATTACGCTATATCATTAGAAGCGATCACTTCGTCCAACTGGTCACTTGTTGCTGAGCTTCGAATCTACCGCGATGCAACGTTGATCTCTACAAGAACCCTTAACCGTAGCGGGAATGCTTCGGGAACTCAACGTTTTCCTATTGCGGACACTTATGTTGATACAGCTCCGGCTACAGCTTCTGTATCCTACCAAGTTCGTGCAATTGTCACCACGGATACCAATGTAACCTCAGCAACAGTTATCAATCGAAATCTCAATATTATTACTTTCACACCCTAA
- a CDS encoding DUF1177 domain-containing protein, with protein MALQQTITVLNALDSAYVNGKQVKQLFAEYPAVKVEIQKVEGEKGSTEFVKITIPGSEGKLTGGSAPTFGIVGRLGGIGARPSRIGLVSDADGAVAAIASALKLADMQTKGDVLLGDVLVTTHICPDAPTLPHEPVDFMDSPVDILQMNEHEVLPEMEAVLSIDTTKGNRVVNHKGIAISPTVKEGYILRVSEDLLRIKEMTTGQYPVTFPVTTQDITPYGNGLYHINSILQPAVATSAPVVGLAITAQSMVPGCGTGASHEVDIAQAVRFAIETAKEVTQGTCSFYNEAEFAKITELYGSMSVLQTLGKPAVISH; from the coding sequence ATGGCACTTCAGCAAACGATTACAGTCTTGAACGCACTGGACAGCGCTTATGTTAACGGTAAGCAGGTCAAGCAGTTATTCGCAGAATATCCTGCGGTTAAGGTTGAGATTCAGAAGGTCGAAGGGGAGAAGGGCAGCACAGAATTCGTTAAAATCACGATCCCGGGCAGCGAAGGCAAGCTCACTGGCGGATCTGCCCCAACGTTTGGTATTGTCGGCAGACTGGGTGGTATCGGGGCGCGCCCGAGCCGGATTGGCCTGGTCTCTGATGCAGACGGTGCGGTCGCGGCGATTGCTTCTGCGCTGAAGCTGGCAGACATGCAGACCAAAGGGGATGTGCTGCTGGGGGATGTGCTGGTTACCACCCATATTTGCCCGGATGCTCCAACCCTGCCGCACGAGCCGGTGGATTTCATGGATTCTCCTGTAGATATTCTGCAGATGAATGAGCATGAAGTGCTGCCGGAGATGGAAGCGGTTCTATCGATTGATACGACCAAAGGCAACCGTGTGGTTAACCACAAAGGGATCGCCATCTCACCGACGGTTAAAGAAGGCTATATTCTGCGGGTCAGCGAAGATTTGCTGCGGATCAAGGAAATGACGACCGGACAGTACCCGGTGACTTTTCCGGTGACGACTCAGGATATTACCCCTTACGGCAACGGGCTGTATCATATCAATTCCATTCTTCAGCCTGCGGTAGCTACCTCTGCTCCGGTGGTGGGCCTCGCGATTACTGCCCAGTCTATGGTTCCGGGCTGTGGTACCGGTGCCAGCCATGAGGTGGATATTGCTCAGGCGGTGCGTTTTGCTATCGAGACGGCCAAGGAAGTAACGCAGGGGACATGCTCCTTCTACAACGAAGCAGAGTTTGCGAAGATTACCGAGCTGTACGGCTCCATGAGCGTGCTGCAGACGCTGGGTAAACCGGCAGTCATCTCTCATTAA